The following DNA comes from Brassica oleracea var. oleracea cultivar TO1000 chromosome C5, BOL, whole genome shotgun sequence.
TTTTTTAATTGACCCATTAGAAACCAACGTGGCCCAGAGTTATAATATTAAGCGACTGACTGAAATAATCACACATATAGGTTTGCTTCAATTTATCAGATATAAGAAAAATTGAATAAGAGAAAAAATGATATTTGGAAACACAGTTTGCATAAAATTCTAGTGGACCTGTCAAACTAGATAAAGTCTATAATTGGTAAATAAAATTCTAGTGGACCTGTCAAACTAGATAAAGTCTATAATTGGTAAATAAAATTCTAGTGGACCTGTCAAACTAGATAAAGTCTATAATTGGTAAATAAAATTCTAGTGGACCTGTCAAACTAGATAAAGTCTATAATTGGTAAATATTCCGTCTGTTTCAAAAACATGTGTGTTTTAAGATTTTTACACTTATTAAAAAAATATATCAGATTTTAGTTATCAATATATTATTTTTCGTAATTAGTTATTCCCACAATTTTTAACCAATAAAATTTTAATAAACACAATTATGTTTTTTTTTTTGAAATTTACAATTTGCAATATATGCATTAAAAATATAAAAGATGTATTTTTTAAAAACAGATCTTTTAGAAATGAAAGGAGTACAAAACACGAGATGATCACCTCATGAGTAGAAAGTAAAATTAAAGAATCAAAACAACGTTTTATAAAGATTTTGTGTATATTTAATTGTCAAACGATAATTAATGATAAACTTATATACAAACCAATGAAAGGATTATTTTTTTCCGTCACTAAAATTATTTCAATACATATTTGTACTACTATTCTTTGTATTCATAGAATTAATCAGAAAATACTTATATTAATTCATCTTTCTTGTCTACAAATAAGTAGATTAGCATTCTCATTTTTGGAACTATAAAAATAACATTTCCCCCAATTATATCATCTTATACCCATTCTCGAATTTGGATCTTGCATCCATAATGCTCAAGACAAGATTCAGTCATTGAGCTTCTCAGAGAAGGCGAAGTCATATATGTGCTTCTCGCGGGATATAACAATGCTTTTAACCCTTTTTTCTTTGTCAACATGCTTTTTAACCGTTTCCAACTCAAACCTAAACTTTGAATTTTGGCTTCACATAAAACGAAGCTGCCAACTTTCACTGATGTCATCCACACACATTATAACATGCATTTCAGTTGGCACGTTTTAGATGATCATTTGAAAATTTATCTTTTAAACCGTTGAGAAACCCTTCTATGAATATTGAATATCCGGACGGTTAGTAATTGTGGTACTTTCTCTATCAAGCATAATAGAAATCAGGAGAGTGCTTTGGATTTTTGATATATGCTACCCCATATACGTCGTTAGATTTTGATAAAAAAGGTCCTAAAGAGAGGAAAAAGATTGAAAAAGCAAAAGAAAAAGAAAAAATATATTGGTTGAGTTAGGACCAAAAGAGTAAGACACCAATATATGACCCGTATGCACTACGCGTACGGCTCTTTCTTCACTCGTTGATGGGTCCCTTCTTAAGTGGAAGATCCCCAAACCCAACAGAGAAACTGGCCTATACCTTTTAAATTCTATCATGTAAATTTCTTTTATTTTATTTTGTGAAGAGAAATCTAGTTTACTGCACAAGTTACTGATGAATATTAGTGGAACTAGTCCCTTTTTTTGTAAACTAGGTGTCTGGATCTTCGGCCCAAATAATCTCCTAGACCAAGAACCAGCCGACGCTAATATGGATAACATAGCATAAAACATCCATTTCAACGAGAATTGAACTAAGAGTGCAATAGAATCTACTCCATGCACTAGACCAGTAGCCCAACTGGTGCAGCCTGGGTATGGCTTCTGCTCCTGGATCACTTGAAGGGGAATGGAATAGGGTTGTCCTTGGAGGCTACTAGCACTCTGCTGGACTATGGACGTCTCTCTGAAGCGATAGAATGGCGACAGAGACGATGGATTGCTACTCAAAGACACAAGATCACCTTGTATTGTCTAAGATGGGATTCACAGAAATTCCTTCCTTTAAGTGAGATCAATGTTCTTGAGCTGAACAGAGAAAGCTACAGACAAGACAACAAAGTTGACTGAATAATTCTTAGATTGAAAGTTGAGAAAGCAAAGCTGCCTCCCCCATGTCTTAAAGAAATCGACAGAAAACCCTAGAAGTAAACCAAGATGGTTTAATTCTAATTCTAATCCTAATCCAATTGAAATTGGTTTATTTTAAAATCCTAATTGTCTTTGGTTTAAATTAAATGAAAGCCCAATAACCAAAGCCCTTACAAAGTAATTAAATTAAACCAACAGGCTGGTTTATCTTGACTCCTTGTCTTGATCCAAGACCCACGATTTTGACTATCTCCTGGAGCCTTTCCTCTTGTGCTCTCAGCCTTGATCTAGTAGTTGGTCCACTCCACACACTGGTTGGCTCACATGGTGTCTCACTCTGGTTCTGGTTCTCTTCAGTATCCTCAGCTTCACATCTCTCTTCTACGGCAGTCTCATCACTTAGCTCATCCTCATCAGTCTCACTCAACTCCTCTTCTATGTCTCTGGTCATGGCTACACCATCCCCTCCTCCTTTAAAAGGATTTGACCTCAAATCCAAATCATCTGCAATAAAAGGATCCAAGTCAGAAACATTGAACGTAGAACTGATTGTATACTTCCCTTCAAGATCGATCTGGTAGACATTGTTGTTGATTCTCTTCAGCACTCTGAAAGGTCCATCTTTCCTTTGTAGCAACTTTGAGTTCCTCTCAACAGGAAACCTCTCTTTTCTCATGTGATCCACACAAGATCACCCGGTTCAAGTACTAGCTCCTTGCGCCCCTTNNNNNNNNNNNNNNNNNNNNNNNNNNNNNNNNNNNNNNNNNNNNNNNNNNNNNNNNNNNNNNNNNNNNNNNNNNNNNNNNNNNNNNNNNNNNNNNNNNNNNNNNNNNNNNNNNNNNNNNNNNNNNNNNNNNNNNNNNNNNNNNNNNNNNNNNNNNNNNNNNNNNNNNNNNNNNNNNNNNNNNNNNNNNNNNNNNNNNNNNNNNNNNNNNNNNNNNNNNNNNNNNNNNNNNNNNNNNNNNNNNNNNNNNNNNNNNNNNNNNNNNNNNNNNNNNNNNNNNNNNNNNNNNNNNNNNNNNNNNNNNNNNNNNNNNNNNNNNNNNNNNNNNNNNNNNNNNNNNNNNNNNNNNNNNNNNNNNNNNNNNNNNNNNNNNNNNNNNNNNNNNNNNNNNNNNNNNNNNNNNNNNNNNNNNNNNNNNNNNNNNNNNNNNNNNNNNNNNNNNNNNNNNNNNNNNNNNNNNNNNNNNNNNNNNNNNNNNNNNNNNNNNNNNNNNNNNNNNNNNNNNNNNNNNNNNNNNNNNNNNNNNNNNNNNNNNNNNNNNNNNNNNNNNNNNNNNNNNNNNNNNNNNNNNNNNNNNNNNNNNNNNNNNNNNNNNNNNNNNNNNNNNNNNNNNNNNNNNNNNNNNNNNNNNNNNNNNNNNNNNNNNNNNNNNNNNNNNNNNNNNNNNNNNNNNNNNNNNNNNNNNNNNNNNNNNNNNNNNNNNNNNNNNNNNNNNNNNNNNNNNNNNNNNNNNNNNNNNNNNNNNNNNNNNNNNNNNNNNNNNNNNNNNNNNNNNNNNNNNNNNNNNNNNNNNNNNNNNNNNNNNNNCTAGGTAATCCCAAGACAAAGTCCATAGAGATATCAATCCATGGTGCAGTAGGAATAGGGAGAGGTGTATACAAACCTGTTGGTTGGACCTTAGACTTGACTTGCTTGCACACGACACACCTTGAGCACACACGCTCCACTTCTTTCTTCATACCCGGCCAGTAGAAGTGCTCCTGCAAGGTGGAGAGTGTTTTGGCGACTCCAAAGTGTCCCATCAGCCCTCCTGCGTGAGCTTCCCTAACATACAATTCTCTCAAAGAACCATTAGGAACACACAGGCGGTTATCATAGAAAAGAAATCCCTTTACTTGGTANNNNNNNNNNNNNNNNNNNNNNNNNNNNNNNNNNNNNNNNNNNNNNNNNNNNNNNNNNNNNNNNNNNNNNNNNNNNNNNNNNNNNNNNNNNNNNNNNNNNNNNNNNNNNNNNNNNNNNNNNNNNNNNNNNNNNNNNNNNNNNNNNNNNNNNNNNNNNNNNNNNNNNNNNNNNNNNNNNNNNNNNNNNNNNNNNNNNNNNNNNNNNNNNNNNNNNNNNNNNNNNNNNNNNNNNNNNNNNNNNNNNNNNNNNNNNNNNNNNNNNNNNNNNNNNNNNNNNNNNNNNNNNNNNNNNNNNNNNNNNNNNNNNNNNNNNNNNNNNNNNNNNNNNNNNNNNNNNNNNNNNNNNNNNNNNNNNNNNNNNNNNNNNNNNNNNNNNNNNNNNNNNNNNNNNNNNNNNNNNNNNNNNNNNNNNNNNNNNNNNNNNNNNNNNNNNNNNNNNNNNNNNNNNNNNNNNNNNNNNNNNNNNNNNNNNNNNNNNNNNNNNNNNNNNNNNNNNNNNNNNNNNNNNNNNNNNNNNNNNNNNNNNNNNNNNNNNNNNNNNNNNNNNNNNNNNNNNNNNNNNNNNNNNNNNNNNNNNNNNNNNNNNNNNNNNNNNNNNNNNNNNNNNNNNNNNNNNNNNNNNNNNNNNNNNNNNNNNNNNNNNNNNNNNNNNNNNNNNNNNNNNNNNNNNNNNNNNNNNNNNNNNNNNNNNNNNNNNNNNNNNNNNNNNNNNNNNNNNNNNNNNNNNNNNNNNNNNNNNNNNNNNNNNNNNNNNNNNNNNNNNNNNNNNNNNNNNNNNNNNNNNNNNNNNNNNNNNNNNNNNNNNNNNNNNNNNNNNNNNNNNNNNNNNNNNNNNNNNNNNNNNNNNNNNNNNNNNNNNNNNNNNNNAAATAGGATGTCTGTACTTAACTGTTATGTTGTTGATGGCTCTGCAGTCCACACANNNNNNNNNNNNNNNNNNNNNNNNNNNNNNNNNNNNNNNNNNNNNNNNNNNNNNNNNNNNNNNNNNNNAATATGTCCCTTCTCCATTAGCTCATTGACTTGTTTCTGAAGCTCCTTGGTCTCCGCAGGGTTGGTCCTGTATGCTGGGCGGTTTGGTAAAGTAGCTCCTGGTACAAAATCAATTTGGTGCTCTATTCCCCTAATAGGCGGCAGACCTATTGGAGTGTCCTCTGGGAACACATCTCTATACTCCTGCAAAAGGCACTCAATCTCCTCTGGAATCTCAGGAGCAGGGTTAGTAGTAGAGCTCAACAATTCTTTATAAACCACTAGTATCAAATTTGATTGTTCAATCATAGCAGTTTTGATATCTTTAGCAGTAGCAAAGAGGTTGAGTTTACTTACCTGGCTGGTCTCTTCAAGAAGCAAGGACTTGCTGGTGGTCTTGGACTCTCCTCTCTTCATTTTGAGATGCATCTGATCCTGGTGTACCTCCTGAGGGGTCATTGGCGCCAGGGTAACTTGTTTCTCCTTATGGATAAAAGTGTATCTGTTGGTAAAGCCATCATGTACTGATCTCTTATCATACTGCCATGGACGTCCAAGAAGGATGTGGCTAGCTTCAAGGGGTGCTANNNNNNNNNNNNNNNNNNNNNNNNNNNNNNNNNNNNNNNNNNNNNNNNNNNNNNNNNNNNNNNNNNNNNNNNNNNNNNNNNNNNNNNNNNNNNNNNNNNNNNNNNNNNNNNNNNNNNNNNNNNNNNNNNNNNNNNNNNNNNNNNNNNNNNNNNNNNNNNNNNNNNNNNNNNNNNNNNNNNNNNNNNNNNNNNNNNNNNNNNNNNNNNNNNNNNNNNNNNNNNNNNNNNNNNNNNNNNNNNNNNNNNNNNNNNNNNNNNNNNNNNNNNNNNNNNNNNNNNNNNNNNNNNNNNNNNNNNNNNNNNNNNNNNNNNNNNNNNNNNNNNNNNNNNNNNNNNNNNNNNNNNNNNNNNNNNNNNNNNNNNNNNNNNNNNNNNNNNNNNNNNNNNNNNNNNNNNNNNNNNNNNNNNNNNNNNNNNNNNNNNNNNNNNNNNNNNNNNNNNNNNNNNNNNNNNNNNNNNNNNNNNNNNNNNNNNNNNNNNNNNNNNNNNNNNNNNNNNNNNNNNNNNNNNNNNNNNNNNNNNNNNNNNNNNNNNNNNNNNNNNNNNNNNNNNNNNNNNNNNNNNNNNNNNNNNNNNNNNNNNNNNNNNNNNNNNNNNNNNNNNNNNNNNNNNNNNNNNNNNNNNNNNNNNNNNNNNNNNNNNNNNNNNNNNNNNNNNNNNNNNNNNNNNNNNNNNNNNNNNNNNNNNNNNNNNNNNNNNNNNNNNNNNNNNNNNNNNNNNNNNNNNNNNNNNNNNNNNNNNNNNNNNNNNNNNNNNNNNNNNNNNNNNNNNNNNNNNNNNNNNNNNNNNNNNNNNNNNNNNNNNNNNNNNNNNNNNNNNNNNNNNNNNNNNNNNNNNNNNNNNNNNNNNNNNNNNNNNNNNNNNNNNNNNNNNNNNNNNNNNNNNNNNNNNNNNNNNNNNNNNNNNNNNNNNNNNNNNNNNNNNNNNNNNNNNNNNNNNNNNNNNNNNNNNNNNNNNNNNNNNNNNNNNNNNNNNNNNNNNNNNNNNNNNNNNNNNNCAGAAAGAAAGTATTAAGAGATTTAGGCACCAACTGACTTTACCACCCTGAGCTGGATTTCTCTTCAGCTAGCTGGATTACTCTTCAGCTTTTTTTTTTTTTTTTTTTTGATTTGGATCAGAGATCTCTTTTTCTTTTTTTTTTTGATTTGCAGGGTTGGCTCAGCTGGCTTACAATAGATAGAAAGATAAGAGAAGTGTTTGATGGAATGAATGATCTGAGTAGTCAAAATCACAGACCCCAACCTTCAAGTGGCTCTGATACCACTTGGTGCAGCCTGGGTATGGCTTCTGCTCCTGGATCACTTGAAGGGGAATGGAATAGGGTTGTCCTTGGAGGCTACTAGCACTCTGCTGGACTATGGACGTCTCTCTGAAGCGATGGAATGGCTACAGAGATGGATTGCTACTCAAAGACACAAGATCACCTTGTATTGTCTAAGATGGGATTCACAGGAATTCCTTCCTTTAAGTGAGATCAATGTTCTTGAGCTGAACAGAGAAAGCTAGAGACAAGACAACAAAGTTGACTGAATAATTCTTAGATTGAAAGTTGAGAAAGCAAAGCTGCCTCCCCCATGTCTTAAAGAAATCGGCAGAAAACCCTAGAAGTAAACCAAGATGGTTTAATTCTAATTCTAATCTTAATCCAATTGAAATTGATTTATTTTAAAATACTAATTGTCTTTGGTTTAAATTAAATGAAAGCCCAATAACCAAAACCCTTACAAAGTAATTAAATTAAACCAACAGGCTGGTTTATTTTGATCTCCTTGTCTTGATCCAAGACCCACGATTTTGGCTATCTCCTGGAGCATTTCCTCTTGTGCTCTCAGCCTTGATCTAGTAGTTGGTCCACTCCACACACTGGTTGGCTCACATGGTGTTCCACTCTGGTTCTGGTTCTCTTCAGTATCCTCAGCTTCACTTCTCTCTTCTACGGCAGTCTCATCACTTAGCTCATCCTCATCAGTCTCACTCAACTCCTCTTCTATGTCTCTGGTCATGGGTACACCACCAACGCAATGGTGGAACTAGTACTTCAAGTCTACAATAATGGTCGACCATATGTTTGCACTTTGGAGTCTCGTACTACTCTGCTTAACATAATTTAGATTTAAAAATTAATCATTCAACCAAAGATTAAAGCTTAAACAAACATTTATTCCAACTCCTCTCCTTTTTGGTTTAGAAATTCGAGAAACTTAAAAGACATAAATATGTTGATGATTACTTTTATGTCGGTACATTTCAACTGGGATCTGTTTTACTACTTTAGTATCAACCTAGGATTAAGAGGCACTGATATCCCTTTCTTTGTATTACATGTGAATTATCATCAAAATGAGGCTGATTTTGATCAAATTCCATTTAATTTCGGGAAAATTACATGTTTACCACTTTTAACCACCACTTTTCATTTTTGCCATCGCTAAAGAGACATTTTCAAAAATTATCTTCTTCGTTAAGTGGCAAAAGACTTTTATGCCATTGTTCTTTACATATATAATAAATAAATATTTAAATAAACAAAAATCTAAAAAAATAAAAAATAATTTTTTAATTTTTTTTCGAATTATACTATTTCGAAATTCAAACCCTAAACCCTAAAACTCAACTCTAAACCCTAAACCATCAATCCTAAACCCTATTTTTTTTAAATACGAACCCTAAACCCTGAAACATCAACTCTAAACCCTAAACTCCGAAACATCAACTCTAAACTCTAAACCTTCAACTGTAAACCCTAAAACATCAACTCTAAACCCTAAACCCTAAACCCTAAACCTTCAACTCTAAACCCTAAACCCTAAACCCTAAAACCCTAGAGTTGATGTTTTAGGGTTTAAATTTGAAGATTTAGGAGTTTAGGGTTTAGGGTTTATCTTTAGGGTTTAGAGTTGATGTTTTAGGGTATAGATTTGAAGGTTTAGGGTTTTAGGGTTTAGGGTTCGATTTTCAGAAAAATATAGGTTTTAGGGTTTAGGGTTTACGTTTAGGGTATATAGTTGATGTTTTAGGGTTTAGATTTGAAGGTTTAGGGTTTAGGGTTTAGAGTTGATATTTTGTGGTTTAGGGTTTAGAGTTTATATTTCATAGTTTAGTGTTTAGAGTTGAAGATTTAGTGTTTAAAGTTGATGTTTTAAGTTTAGATTTCGGGTTTAAGGTTTACGTTTAGGGTTTAGAGTTCGATGTTTTAGGGTTTAGAGTTGATGTTTCATGGTTTAGGGTTTAGAGTTGATGATTTAGGGTTTAGAGTTGATGATTTAGGGTTTAGAGTTGATGATTTAGGGTTTAGAGTTGATGATTTAGGGTTTAGAGTTGATGTTTTAAGTTTAGATTAGTTAACCATATGTTTTTTTTTTGTCAAAGTTAATTAAAAGGTTATAAATGTTTTTTACCTTTCATTAAAGATGATGGTAAAAGTGGTTAATGTAAACATGAAAAGTGGTATTTTGAAAACGGTATTTTTGGCAATTTCCCTTTAATCTCTCATGAATCATCCAATTATGTTTTCATCTGACAAATCAGATCATATTCAACTAATAACGCAATCTACAATTGTTACGTATTCTGCATTTCAAAAACATGGAAAATTGGCAGACTGCTCAATCCGTAATTCTTTATTTTATATTGCTAAGGAAAGTTTTATTTTCAGCTTATTTCAAGGACATCGTTTCTCATAACCAAGGAGAAACAAATTACAACATGATCATCACAATATCCATATATATAAATAGTCTTTACTCAAAAATGATATTCTCATGAAAAAACACGCCTCAGAAAAACAAGAAAGAACCGACGATGGATGTAACACCCGCAACGACCGCAGAAACTCCAAGAGCCGCCGCGCCGCTGTCAGCAGAATCGGCAGAGCCTGAAGGTCCATTGCTACCGTAGGACGAGTCACTTCCTAGAGGACCAGCCACAGCTACGTCATCATCACCAGGAGAAGCAGCTACATCGTCGTCGGTGGTTCCAATGGTGTCCTCGGACACTGGAGATTCAACCTCAGGTGTGGAAGTAGATGGAGCTTTGGAAGGTGACGCTGAAGGAGACGGAGAGGAGGCAGCTGCGGCGAGGCCAAGGACGGCCAAGAACACGAGGCCAAAAACTACAATAACGTTTTGGCGACCCATTCTTCTCTCTGTCTCTTTCTACGTAGCTCTTTTTTATTTTTTTAGGGTTTGAGGTTTGAGATTGTGATGATTGGAGAAGATTTGGGTTTGATGTGTACATATAGCTGTTTTGTGTGACTGATTTTTTTTAGAAAAGGTTACTACGATGGAGGAATACCGTTCAATCCAATTTAGATCGAATGGAGTGCCTAAAAACGGGTTTGCTAAGATAAACATTTTTGAATGGTAACATGCCAATGAATTGATTGGATACGAAATTATAATTTTGTTTTCATTTATTGATGAGCCGGATAAAATGAATGTTCACAGTATGAATGTTATGTTATAAGCTTGTTATAGAAACCTGATATTCCAACTTCTAATACATTAAAATGAACGCATGCAGAATTGTTTTTGATAAGCGTCCAAGTACTATTCTTATTGCTCATCGAACCGATTACAATCTCAAGTCACCAAACGTGCCTTGAGCCTTCAAAGCCAGAGAACAAGCTCTCTGAATCTGCCTTCAATAGTTCAATGTACATAGACGCTTCTCTGAAATTGCCCAAACAACTAACTCTCTATAATCTTTTAATAAATCCTCAACAACACTCATAGATCCTTATTTATATTCCCCATGTTCAGTAACCGGCGCCAAGCCTCTCAATGAATCAGCACACATCATCAACACTAGCCTTCAGTATCTATCAGTTTTCTTGTTAAAGTCAGAGTTAACTGATTGTATAATTTGATCAAATAGAGAAACTAAGCTGAAACATTATTAACTTGGGATTAATTAGAAACTATTCACATCCAAAATATGAATTGGAATACTCCCAATTCGGGAAAATGAATTAAGAAGATATTTGATTGCACTAAACAT
Coding sequences within:
- the LOC106294078 gene encoding anther-specific protein BCP1 → MGRQNVIVVFGLVFLAVLGLAAAASSPSPSASPSKAPSTSTPEVESPVSEDTIGTTDDDVAASPGDDDVAVAGPLGSDSSYGSNGPSGSADSADSGAAALGVSAVVAGVTSIVGSFLFF